The sequence AGCTGCTCCTTAGACATTTCAAGTGAGAAAATTCCAACAGGCTTTTGTTCTTTAATTGCTATGTGCTCGGTTATGTTGAGTGCAAGGGATGTCTTTCCAATGCTTGGACGCGCTGCAATAATTACAAGATCAGATTTTTGAAAGCCTCCTGTAATTTTATCAAGCGAGGGAAAACCGCTCGGAATACCAGAAAGCCCGAGTTTCCTTTTGTGCCGGTTTTCGATTTCGGTAAAGTGCTCGTGGAGGAAATCCCGAACTCTTAAAAAGTACGATTGTGTTTTTCTTTGAGAAATATTAAAAATTTTCTGCTCTGCAGCGTTGAGGACTTCATCAATATCCATCGACTCATTAAAGCCAAGTTCAGAGATTTCTGCACCAGCCTTTATAAGTTCCCTTAAGAGGGCTTTTGTCTTAACAATCTTTGCGTAGTATTCTACATTTGCAGCATTGGGGACGGAGGATGCAAGTTGCATTATATATGTAGGTCCACCGACAAAATCGAGTTTATTTGTGGAACGCAATTTATCAGTTACGGACACTATATCGATGGGGGTATTTTCTGTTGTTAAATCGAATACAGCCCTCATTATCTCCTCGTGCTCAGGACGATAAAAGTCCTCAGGACGCAAAATTTCGAGCACTTTGAGGACTGCCTCTTCGTCAATGAGGATTGAGCCGATTACCGATTGCTCCGCCTCGATACTATAAGGAGGAAGCCTTTTAATCTCGTTTTCAGCCATTATTCTTTTTCAACTCTTACCTTGAGTTCTGCCTGGACTTCCTTGTAAAGTTTTACAGGAATTGTATAAACTCCAAGTTTTTTAATCGGGGTGTCAAGGACGATTTTTTTCTTATCGATATCAATTTGAAAGACTTTTTTAATTTTATCTTCGATGTCTTGAGCGGTTATTGAGCCAAAAAGTTTGTCTCCCGTGCCTGCATTTGCCTTGAAAATGAGTTCTTTTGACTCAAGAATTTCTTTTTCCTTCTTTGCCTGCGCGATTCTTCGCTCCTCTACATTCTTTGACTCATCGACAATTGTCTCTGCAGTATCTTCATCAACAACCTTTGCAAGACCTTTTGGGATAAGATAATTAAGAGCATAGCCCTTTGAAACTGAGACTATGCTCTTTGCGTTCCCCAAGCCTTTTACATTCTGTAAAAGAAGAACCTTGATTTTCATTATCTTAAATCTTAACGAAAGGCAAAAGTGCCATTATACGAGCACGCTTAATTGCTCTTGCAAGTTGCCTCTGGTGTTTTGCGCAAAGCCCTGTGTTCCTTCGTGGAAGAATCTTACCTTTCTCGCTTATGAAACGTGAAAGTTTTGCAACATCTTTATAGTCAATCTCTTCGTTTCTTGCACAAAATACGCAGACTTTCCTCTTCTGTCTGAAGAAGTATCCTTTCTTTGCAACTCTTTTTGGTGATTCCATTATTTTTACCTCCTTCTATGCAAATGGTACATCTGGTTCTGACTCATCGGTAGCCTCTTCGATTTCAATTTCCTTTGCGCCTTTTGCTACGATGAGTTTTATGTCTCTTGCAACGATTTCCGTTGCGTATCTTTTGTTCCCGTCAACTTCGTATTCTCTTATTCTCAATCTGCCCTCAACGAAAATGGTGTCGCCCTTTTTGATTGTTTTTTCAACTTTGTCTGCAAGCCTGTTC comes from Caldisericum sp. and encodes:
- the dnaB gene encoding replicative DNA helicase yields the protein MAENEIKRLPPYSIEAEQSVIGSILIDEEAVLKVLEILRPEDFYRPEHEEIMRAVFDLTTENTPIDIVSVTDKLRSTNKLDFVGGPTYIMQLASSVPNAANVEYYAKIVKTKALLRELIKAGAEISELGFNESMDIDEVLNAAEQKIFNISQRKTQSYFLRVRDFLHEHFTEIENRHKRKLGLSGIPSGFPSLDKITGGFQKSDLVIIAARPSIGKTSLALNITEHIAIKEQKPVGIFSLEMSKEQLIERMLCAEAKVDMMRLKTGYLRDEDWPKLTEAYSSLYEAPIYIDDSPDVTLNDIRTKSRRLAIEAKIEIIFIDYLQLIRSEQKVENRVLEISQITRGLKNLARELDIPIVVLSQLSRAVEKREDKRPVLSDLRESGSIEQDADVVIFLHVPDEDNREEIELIVAKQRNGPQGKASLLFQQEYTKFVERVEGY
- the rplI gene encoding 50S ribosomal protein L9: MKIKVLLLQNVKGLGNAKSIVSVSKGYALNYLIPKGLAKVVDEDTAETIVDESKNVEERRIAQAKKEKEILESKELIFKANAGTGDKLFGSITAQDIEDKIKKVFQIDIDKKKIVLDTPIKKLGVYTIPVKLYKEVQAELKVRVEKE
- a CDS encoding 30S ribosomal protein S18, with the protein product MESPKRVAKKGYFFRQKRKVCVFCARNEEIDYKDVAKLSRFISEKGKILPRRNTGLCAKHQRQLARAIKRARIMALLPFVKI
- a CDS encoding single-stranded DNA-binding protein is translated as MSDVNRVFLTGRLVADPDIRYTPTGNEVAQFRIAVNINYKSKQDPSNWQEETSFITIVAWNRLADKVEKTIKKGDTIFVEGRLRIREYEVDGNKRYATEIVARDIKLIVAKGAKEIEIEEATDESEPDVPFA